One genomic window of Cannabis sativa cultivar Pink pepper isolate KNU-18-1 chromosome 2, ASM2916894v1, whole genome shotgun sequence includes the following:
- the LOC115718395 gene encoding uncharacterized protein LOC115718395 isoform X2, with protein MGSYPTWSCLKYIPERLSGVAFVVPIVNYKWPSFPRKLIKDDYRRKLVQCGVWMANYVPGLLYWLVTQKWLPTTSSVMNRKPVLFNSRDIDALKKTKGFPMLTPEKLQHKGVFDTLRGDFVVAYSEWGFDPMELRNPFPNENRSCVHIWQGYEDKVVPFELQRYVSSKLPWIKYHEVVDGGHLIVHYNGLCEAILRALLLGEESLEYRPNIPKEIVV; from the exons ATGGGGTCATATCCAACTTGGAGTTGCCTCAAATACATACCCGAAAG GCTATCAGGTGTTGCTTTTGTTGTCCCGATAGTGAATTATAAATGGCCTTCTTTTCCCCGAAAGCTAATCAAAGATGATTATAGGCGAAAACTTGTTCAATGTGGAGTTTGGATGGCTAACTATGTCCCTGGATTGCTATATTGGTTGGTAACTCAAAAATGGTTACCAACAACTTCTTCTGTTATGAACCGAAAACCAGTACTGTTCAACAGCAGAGATATCGATGCCCTCAAAAAAACCAAGGGATTTCCAATGCTCACACCG GAGAAGTTACAACACAAGGGTGTTTTCGATACTCTTCGTGgtgattttgttgttgcttATAGCGAATGGGGTTTCGATCCAATGGAGCTAAGGAATCCATTTCCTAATGAGAATCGAAGTTGTGTACATATTTGGCAAGGTTATGAGGATAAAGTTGTGCCATTTGAGCTACAAAGATATGTTTCAAGTAAGTTGCCTTGGATTAAGTATCATGAAGTTGTTGATGGTGGACATTTGATTGTGCATTATAATGGTTTGTGTGAAGCAATTTTGAGAGCACTTTTGCTTGGTGAAGAGTCTCTTGAGTATAGACCTAACATACCAAAAGAAATTGTAGTTTAA
- the LOC115718395 gene encoding uncharacterized protein LOC115718395 isoform X1 gives MSGLVSRTALRVVIGVLGIIFMATHQSPSPHIDGDDDDSSHPIISQRIRLKDGRFLAYKEKGVPKTRSNYKIIIVHGFGSSKDMNFLAPQDLVDELGIYFLLYDRAGYGESDPNPKHSVKSEALDIQELADQLQIGSKFYVIGVSMGSYPTWSCLKYIPERLSGVAFVVPIVNYKWPSFPRKLIKDDYRRKLVQCGVWMANYVPGLLYWLVTQKWLPTTSSVMNRKPVLFNSRDIDALKKTKGFPMLTPEKLQHKGVFDTLRGDFVVAYSEWGFDPMELRNPFPNENRSCVHIWQGYEDKVVPFELQRYVSSKLPWIKYHEVVDGGHLIVHYNGLCEAILRALLLGEESLEYRPNIPKEIVV, from the exons ATGTCAG GTCTTGTTTCAAGAACAGCTCTGAGAGTGGTGATTGGTGTTTTGGGTATTATTTTCATGGCTACTCATCAATCTCCATCTCCACATattgatggtgatgatgatgattcttCTCATCCAATAATTTCCCAAAGAATTAGATTGAAAGATGGAAGATTTTTGGCTTATAAAGAAAAGGGTGTCCCCAAAACCAGATCAAATTACAAGATCATTATTGTTCATGGCTTTGGAAGTTCTAAAGATATGAACTTTTTAGCTCCTCAA GATCTGGTAGATGAGCTTGGGATATATTTCTTGCTATATGACCGAGCAGGGTATGGAGAAAGCGATCCAAACCCGAAACATTCTGTCAAGAGTGAAGCACTAGACATTCAAGAACTAGCTGATCAGTTACAAATAGGGTCTAAATTTTATGTCATTGGAGTTTCAATGGGGTCATATCCAACTTGGAGTTGCCTCAAATACATACCCGAAAG GCTATCAGGTGTTGCTTTTGTTGTCCCGATAGTGAATTATAAATGGCCTTCTTTTCCCCGAAAGCTAATCAAAGATGATTATAGGCGAAAACTTGTTCAATGTGGAGTTTGGATGGCTAACTATGTCCCTGGATTGCTATATTGGTTGGTAACTCAAAAATGGTTACCAACAACTTCTTCTGTTATGAACCGAAAACCAGTACTGTTCAACAGCAGAGATATCGATGCCCTCAAAAAAACCAAGGGATTTCCAATGCTCACACCG GAGAAGTTACAACACAAGGGTGTTTTCGATACTCTTCGTGgtgattttgttgttgcttATAGCGAATGGGGTTTCGATCCAATGGAGCTAAGGAATCCATTTCCTAATGAGAATCGAAGTTGTGTACATATTTGGCAAGGTTATGAGGATAAAGTTGTGCCATTTGAGCTACAAAGATATGTTTCAAGTAAGTTGCCTTGGATTAAGTATCATGAAGTTGTTGATGGTGGACATTTGATTGTGCATTATAATGGTTTGTGTGAAGCAATTTTGAGAGCACTTTTGCTTGGTGAAGAGTCTCTTGAGTATAGACCTAACATACCAAAAGAAATTGTAGTTTAA